In Ensifer canadensis, a genomic segment contains:
- a CDS encoding GNAT family N-acetyltransferase, with protein sequence MKSFRRIDIRPAGPDDIMMIASVIVETWRSTFRGLISDAFLDAMSIEEQALRHARRMRVVDVFHLVAVDMSTNRVIGFANYGKARSMPPRFDRELYALYILKEFQGAGIGSALVRSVAAHCRELGGASLFAWVLSSNPNRAFYERLGAVAVGQGQVSLGGENHDQTAYRWDNLAKLAGEGRFSA encoded by the coding sequence ATGAAAAGCTTCCGACGCATCGACATCCGGCCGGCCGGTCCTGATGACATCATGATGATCGCTTCCGTCATCGTCGAAACCTGGCGATCGACGTTTCGCGGGCTGATTTCCGATGCCTTCCTCGATGCCATGAGCATCGAGGAACAGGCGTTGCGCCATGCCCGGCGCATGCGCGTTGTCGACGTTTTCCACCTGGTCGCGGTCGACATGAGCACGAACCGGGTGATCGGCTTTGCCAATTATGGAAAGGCCCGCTCGATGCCGCCGCGCTTCGACCGCGAACTCTATGCGCTTTATATCCTCAAGGAGTTTCAAGGGGCCGGCATCGGCTCGGCGCTCGTGCGCAGCGTCGCGGCCCACTGCCGGGAGCTGGGCGGCGCGTCGCTGTTTGCCTGGGTGCTTTCCAGCAATCCGAACCGAGCGTTTTACGAACGCCTGGGGGCGGTCGCCGTCGGCCAGGGCCAGGTCAGCCTCGGCGGTGAGAACCACGATCAGACCGCCTATCGATGGGACAATTTGGCAAAGCTGGCCGGCGAGGGTCGCTTCTCCGCGTGA
- a CDS encoding DUF1513 domain-containing protein: MRATTGLIDRRNFIKMAGAAWVATLGARGAFALERADAVFASAFMAPDGSYGVATLTEAGEIVERTALPARAHGMAHSAASKRTVAFSRRPGTYAMILATDGSAEPVVIAAAEGRHFYGHGCFSADGRLLYATENDFAANRGMIGIYDGSRHFARIGEFPTYGIGPHDMTLSADGRMLAIANGGIETHPDFGRTKLNLDHMEPSLTLVDTETGALIQKHILPGELNRLSTRHVDIGPKGEIWFACQYEGARDDLPPLVGHFSHGEDLAFVSLPESTTEALANYVGAIAVNRQEGLIGLTSPKGGVAVTLDARTGAVLRQERVTDAAGVAAAEHGFAVSSYDGRFKDRQSRVAWDQHIVRLGRD; encoded by the coding sequence ATGCGCGCCACCACGGGTCTGATCGACCGTCGCAATTTCATCAAGATGGCCGGCGCCGCCTGGGTGGCGACGCTCGGCGCTCGCGGCGCCTTTGCGCTCGAGCGCGCCGACGCGGTCTTTGCCTCCGCTTTCATGGCGCCGGACGGAAGCTATGGCGTTGCCACACTGACCGAGGCCGGCGAGATCGTCGAGCGCACGGCGCTTCCGGCACGCGCCCACGGCATGGCCCATTCAGCCGCCAGCAAACGGACGGTGGCGTTTTCCCGCCGCCCCGGCACCTATGCGATGATCCTTGCGACCGACGGCAGCGCCGAGCCGGTGGTCATCGCGGCCGCCGAGGGCCGGCACTTCTATGGCCATGGCTGCTTTTCTGCCGATGGCCGCCTGCTCTACGCCACCGAAAACGACTTTGCCGCCAATCGCGGCATGATCGGCATCTACGACGGCAGCCGACATTTTGCCCGCATCGGCGAGTTCCCGACCTATGGCATCGGCCCGCATGACATGACGCTTTCCGCCGATGGACGGATGCTGGCCATCGCCAATGGCGGCATCGAGACTCATCCGGATTTCGGCCGCACCAAGCTCAATCTCGACCATATGGAACCGAGCCTGACACTGGTCGACACCGAGACCGGCGCGCTGATCCAAAAACACATACTGCCGGGCGAACTCAACCGTCTCTCCACCCGCCACGTCGATATCGGCCCGAAGGGCGAAATCTGGTTTGCCTGCCAATACGAAGGTGCGCGCGACGACCTGCCGCCGCTCGTCGGCCATTTTTCCCATGGCGAAGATCTCGCCTTCGTGTCGCTGCCCGAAAGCACGACCGAGGCCTTGGCCAATTATGTCGGCGCCATAGCCGTCAACCGCCAGGAGGGATTGATCGGCCTCACCTCGCCCAAGGGTGGCGTTGCCGTGACGCTCGATGCCCGCACGGGTGCGGTGTTGAGGCAAGAGCGCGTGACCGACGCCGCCGGTGTCGCGGCGGCCGAGCATGGTTTTGCCGTGTCGTCCTATGACGGCCGCTTCAAGGACCGTCAAAGCCGTGTCGCCTGGGACCAGCATATCGTCCGGCTCGGCCGGGACTGA
- a CDS encoding magnesium transporter CorA family protein: protein MLRIYKSQNSHLVLVDMLDGLASPTPVIWFDLLNPSVEETRLVEGQLGIEIPTRDEMQEIELSDRLYQEDGAQFMTMTAVAKLDSDYPVKVPVTFIVKGVTLVTVRHADPKPFQTYANRLQKANGQGCETGELAMLGLLEAMIDRTADALERAGSEVDGISREVFRKTNASATKKTRDLQSLIEQIGQKGDLLTIIRESLVSIGRLVAYHVALEGIGPRKAAKESRQRIKLIQRDATSLGDHALFLSNKINFLLDATLGLINLEQNQIIKIFSVAAVVFLPPTLVASIYGMNFEVMPELQWQFGYPYALALMVLSAIVPFLYFKRRGWL from the coding sequence ATGCTGCGCATCTACAAAAGCCAGAACAGCCATCTCGTGCTCGTCGACATGCTCGACGGCCTTGCCTCTCCGACGCCGGTCATCTGGTTCGACCTGCTCAATCCGTCCGTGGAGGAGACCCGGCTGGTCGAAGGCCAACTCGGCATCGAAATCCCGACCCGGGACGAGATGCAGGAAATCGAGCTGTCCGACCGGCTCTACCAGGAAGACGGCGCGCAGTTCATGACCATGACGGCCGTTGCCAAGCTCGACAGCGACTACCCGGTCAAGGTTCCCGTGACCTTCATCGTCAAGGGCGTGACGCTCGTGACCGTACGTCACGCCGACCCGAAGCCGTTCCAGACCTATGCCAACCGGCTGCAGAAGGCCAACGGCCAAGGCTGCGAAACTGGCGAACTGGCGATGCTGGGGCTTCTCGAAGCGATGATCGACCGCACCGCCGACGCACTCGAGCGGGCCGGCAGCGAGGTCGACGGTATTTCGCGTGAAGTGTTCCGCAAGACCAATGCCAGCGCCACCAAGAAGACACGCGACTTGCAGTCGCTGATCGAGCAGATCGGCCAGAAGGGTGACCTTCTGACGATCATTCGCGAAAGCCTGGTCAGCATCGGTCGGCTGGTCGCCTATCACGTGGCGCTCGAAGGCATCGGTCCGCGCAAGGCGGCCAAGGAAAGCCGGCAGCGGATCAAGTTGATCCAGCGCGATGCGACATCGCTCGGCGACCACGCGCTGTTCCTGTCGAACAAGATCAACTTCTTGCTCGACGCGACGCTCGGCCTGATCAATCTGGAGCAGAACCAGATCATCAAGATATTCTCGGTCGCTGCCGTCGTGTTCCTGCCGCCGACACTGGTCGCCTCGATCTACGGCATGAACTTCGAGGTCATGCCCGAGCTGCAGTGGCAGTTCGGATATCCCTATGCCCTGGCGCTGATGGTGCTTTCGGCGATCGTGCCGTTCCTCTACTTCAAGCGGCGGGGCTGGCTCTGA
- a CDS encoding imelysin family protein gives MSHMPSLALGLCLAALSLPAMAQEGSALSPRVVNEAAVPAVMARAVDDFIIPGYRNLSDKTALLTKASAALCEVPSAASQEKAQEAFSDLVQAWSTVEIIRLGPALEQNRFERFLFYPDRKSTGLKQVQAILAKGDETATDVASLKGKSVAAQGLGALEYVLYGNGSDVLASKDGDFRCRYGVAISQNLDAIANEFLAEWQKPEGIQAAWKKPGPGNPQFRDSKEAATELLGIFVHGVEMVKDQRLKPFYAGTVDGKQDKGHPKSAIYWRSENTMPSIAANFRGLHTLFKVADMESLLPNDSRSVAGSADFVFKSVIGISQTIDGPIGEAIADDKSRAKLDFLTLNTADLLDRLNKDFGGAIGLGAGFSFADGD, from the coding sequence ATGTCTCATATGCCTTCGCTTGCCCTCGGCCTTTGCCTGGCCGCTCTGTCCCTGCCGGCCATGGCGCAGGAGGGAAGCGCGCTGTCGCCCCGTGTCGTCAACGAGGCTGCCGTGCCAGCCGTGATGGCTAGGGCGGTCGACGATTTCATTATCCCCGGCTACCGCAACCTGTCGGACAAGACCGCGCTGCTGACGAAGGCGTCGGCCGCCCTTTGCGAGGTCCCGTCGGCGGCATCGCAGGAGAAAGCGCAAGAAGCATTTTCCGACCTGGTACAGGCCTGGTCGACGGTCGAAATCATCCGTTTGGGGCCGGCGCTCGAGCAGAACCGCTTCGAGCGCTTCCTGTTCTACCCCGACCGCAAGAGCACGGGCCTGAAACAGGTGCAGGCCATTCTTGCCAAGGGCGACGAGACGGCGACCGACGTCGCATCGCTCAAGGGCAAGAGCGTCGCGGCGCAAGGACTGGGCGCACTGGAATACGTGCTCTACGGCAATGGCTCCGATGTGCTGGCGAGCAAGGACGGCGATTTCCGTTGCCGCTACGGCGTGGCGATCTCGCAGAACCTCGACGCCATCGCCAACGAGTTCCTGGCGGAGTGGCAAAAGCCTGAGGGCATCCAGGCCGCCTGGAAAAAGCCGGGCCCTGGAAATCCTCAATTTCGCGACAGCAAGGAGGCGGCAACCGAGCTGCTCGGCATTTTCGTGCACGGCGTCGAGATGGTGAAGGACCAGCGGCTGAAGCCGTTCTATGCCGGAACCGTCGACGGCAAGCAGGACAAGGGACATCCGAAGTCGGCGATCTACTGGCGGTCGGAAAACACCATGCCCTCGATCGCCGCCAACTTCCGCGGCCTGCATACCCTGTTCAAGGTGGCCGACATGGAAAGCCTGCTTCCGAACGACAGCCGCTCGGTCGCCGGGTCGGCAGACTTCGTCTTCAAGTCGGTCATCGGCATCTCGCAGACCATCGACGGTCCGATCGGCGAGGCGATCGCCGATGACAAGAGCCGGGCCAAGCTCGATTTTCTCACGCTCAACACCGCCGATCTTCTCGACCGGCTGAACAAGGATTTCGGCGGTGCCATCGGCCTTGGCGCCGGCTTCTCCTTTGCCGACGGCGACTGA
- a CDS encoding di-heme oxidoredictase family protein, translated as MNACIARSLLQSLLALFLVAAAVQASDDTSALKHKRDDLSEADLRRVEAITVPVTDFSKAERYEAMSAGAGTSIAPNDQDSFTQFSANLAFEDEEGFKLGDALFEKLWVSSPSSTQASDGLGPLYNARSCLSCHPRDGRGGPPEGASDGTSMLYRLARAPRNDGERQMLATYDMANFPDPIYGAQLQDRAVPGLAAEGQMKMTYSELPVTLADGELVFLRKPTYAVRDLAYGALDPTTTLSPRVAPQMIGLGLIEAIHEADILSRADPDDADGDGISGRASLVRDRATGEIALGRFGWKAQTPTVRQQTADAFAADIGLSTPDLDRSFGDCTEGQTACLGLPTGVQARLGAVEAPDPVLGLVTFYSANLAVPARRKASFPKTLRGKEIFYQSGCASCHTPKYVTRRDAAHKAQAFQLIWPYSDFLLHDMGDGLADGQTVGIANGREWRTPPLWGIGLTKAVSGHTFLLHDGRARNFTEAILWHGGEGEKARDAFAALSTRDRRDLLAFLESL; from the coding sequence ATGAACGCATGCATTGCCCGCTCCCTTCTGCAGTCGCTCCTGGCGCTGTTTCTTGTTGCGGCGGCAGTTCAGGCGTCAGACGATACCTCCGCGCTCAAGCACAAGCGCGACGATCTCTCCGAGGCCGACCTTCGCCGCGTCGAGGCGATCACTGTGCCGGTCACGGATTTCTCCAAGGCAGAACGATACGAGGCGATGTCGGCGGGAGCCGGAACGTCGATCGCCCCGAACGATCAGGACAGCTTCACTCAGTTTTCCGCAAACTTGGCTTTCGAGGATGAAGAGGGATTCAAGCTGGGCGATGCGCTGTTCGAAAAGCTCTGGGTGTCCTCGCCCTCGTCAACCCAGGCGTCCGATGGCCTGGGGCCGCTCTACAATGCAAGGTCCTGCCTCAGCTGCCATCCGCGCGATGGGCGTGGCGGCCCGCCCGAAGGCGCCAGCGACGGCACCTCGATGCTCTACCGGCTCGCCCGGGCGCCGCGCAACGACGGCGAACGGCAGATGCTGGCGACCTACGACATGGCCAATTTCCCCGACCCGATTTACGGCGCGCAGTTGCAGGACAGGGCGGTGCCGGGGCTTGCCGCCGAAGGTCAGATGAAGATGACCTACTCCGAGCTGCCGGTCACGCTGGCGGACGGCGAACTGGTCTTCCTGCGCAAGCCGACCTATGCGGTGCGCGATCTCGCCTACGGCGCCCTTGATCCGACAACGACGCTTTCGCCGCGGGTGGCGCCGCAGATGATCGGATTGGGACTGATCGAGGCGATCCATGAGGCGGATATCCTTTCCCGTGCAGACCCTGATGACGCCGACGGCGACGGCATCAGCGGGCGCGCCTCGCTGGTTCGCGATCGCGCGACCGGAGAAATTGCGCTTGGTCGCTTTGGCTGGAAGGCACAGACCCCGACGGTGCGCCAGCAGACGGCGGATGCCTTCGCCGCCGATATCGGCCTTTCGACCCCGGATCTCGACCGCAGTTTTGGCGACTGCACCGAAGGGCAAACGGCCTGCCTCGGCCTGCCGACCGGCGTCCAGGCGCGTCTCGGCGCGGTCGAGGCTCCGGACCCGGTGCTGGGACTGGTCACCTTCTACTCGGCCAATCTGGCCGTTCCGGCGCGGCGCAAGGCGAGCTTTCCAAAAACCCTGCGCGGCAAGGAGATCTTCTACCAGAGCGGCTGCGCTTCCTGCCACACCCCGAAATACGTGACGCGTCGCGACGCTGCCCACAAGGCACAGGCGTTCCAGCTGATCTGGCCCTATTCCGACTTCCTGCTCCATGACATGGGAGACGGCCTTGCCGATGGCCAGACCGTAGGTATCGCCAATGGCCGCGAATGGCGCACGCCGCCGCTCTGGGGCATCGGACTGACGAAGGCGGTGAGCGGCCATACGTTCCTGCTGCACGACGGGCGGGCCCGCAATTTTACCGAAGCCATTCTGTGGCATGGTGGAGAGGGCGAAAAAGCGCGAGACGCCTTTGCCGCGCTTTCCACACGTGACCGCCGTGACCTCCTCGCATTCCTGGAGTCTCTTTGA
- a CDS encoding imelysin family protein, with product MTKNFIRAAALALMTATSTLALQPAQAATDAAAVVKHYTVVAHAKFEDALITAEALDKAIDALIATPSEATLKAAREAWLKARHPYQETEVYRFGNAIVDEWEGKVNAWPLDEGLIDYVDPSYGSESDENGLFTANVIANKTIKIDGKDVDATNITPELLAGTLQEAGGIEANVATGYHAIEFLLWGQDLNGTKAGAGNRPYTDYDTKACTGGNCDRRGAYLKAASELLVSDLKEMVANWTPDGAATKAVEADPKAGLTAILTGMGSLSYGELAGERMKLGILLHDPEEEHDCFSDNTHNSHLHDAIGIQSAYTGEYTRVDGTKLTGASLSELVATKDAALDKEMTKDLATTVEKMQAMAKRAETVEAYDQMIGEGNAEGNATVQAAIDGLIAQAKTVQRVIASLDLGTIELEGSDSLDNPNAVFQ from the coding sequence ATGACCAAGAATTTCATCCGCGCCGCGGCGCTGGCGCTCATGACGGCAACGTCGACGCTGGCCCTGCAGCCGGCGCAGGCCGCCACCGATGCGGCCGCCGTTGTAAAGCACTACACCGTCGTCGCGCACGCCAAGTTCGAAGATGCGCTGATCACCGCTGAGGCGCTCGACAAGGCAATCGACGCGCTGATCGCGACCCCCAGCGAAGCAACGCTGAAGGCGGCGCGCGAAGCCTGGCTCAAGGCCCGCCACCCCTACCAGGAAACGGAAGTCTACCGCTTCGGCAACGCCATCGTTGACGAGTGGGAAGGCAAGGTCAACGCCTGGCCGCTGGACGAAGGCCTGATCGACTATGTCGATCCGAGCTACGGCAGCGAGAGCGACGAGAACGGTCTCTTCACCGCCAACGTGATCGCCAACAAGACGATCAAGATCGACGGCAAGGATGTCGACGCCACCAACATCACGCCGGAACTGCTGGCGGGTACCCTACAGGAAGCAGGCGGCATCGAGGCGAACGTCGCCACGGGCTATCACGCCATCGAATTCCTGCTCTGGGGCCAGGACCTGAACGGCACCAAGGCTGGCGCCGGCAACCGCCCCTACACGGATTACGACACCAAGGCCTGCACCGGCGGCAATTGCGATCGGCGTGGCGCCTATTTGAAGGCTGCATCCGAACTGCTCGTTTCGGACCTGAAGGAAATGGTTGCCAACTGGACGCCGGATGGCGCGGCGACCAAGGCCGTCGAAGCCGATCCGAAGGCTGGCCTGACCGCCATCCTGACCGGCATGGGATCGCTCTCCTATGGCGAGCTTGCAGGCGAGCGCATGAAGCTCGGCATCCTGCTGCATGACCCGGAAGAAGAGCACGACTGCTTCTCCGACAACACCCACAACTCGCACCTGCACGACGCGATCGGCATCCAGTCGGCCTATACCGGCGAATATACCCGCGTCGACGGCACCAAGCTGACCGGCGCCTCGCTTTCCGAACTCGTTGCCACCAAGGACGCGGCACTCGACAAGGAAATGACCAAGGATCTCGCCACCACGGTCGAGAAGATGCAGGCGATGGCCAAGCGCGCCGAAACCGTCGAGGCCTACGACCAGATGATCGGCGAAGGCAATGCCGAGGGCAACGCCACCGTCCAGGCCGCGATCGACGGCCTGATCGCCCAGGCCAAGACCGTGCAGCGCGTCATCGCGTCGCTCGACCTCGGCACGATTGAGCTTGAAGGTTCCGACAGCTTGGATAATCCTAACGCTGTTTTCCAATAA
- a CDS encoding RsmB/NOP family class I SAM-dependent RNA methyltransferase yields the protein MRLGGRLAGAIEVLEDIEKRKRPVADALKDWGLSHRFAGSGDRSAIGNIVYDALRMKLSHAYLMDSDSAAALGHAVMYRQWGFSPEALAAELDGDKFAPEMPSADMAQAFATRRLDDAAPHIQGDIPEWVQASFEENFSEDWLDEAKALAGRPTLDLRANTLKSTRDKVLKALERSGAEAATIARNGIRIPAGEGASRLPNVTAELSFQKGWFEVQDEGSQIVADLAFPQEGEQVLDYCAGGGGKTLAMSAAMNNKGQVHAYDTDRKRLAPIIERLKRAGTRNVQVHDSADSLAPLAGRFDRVLVDAPCTGTGTWRRRPDTKWRLNQKNLEERISQQEEALASAAQFVRPGGHLIYVTCSVLPEENEAQVYGFCEDNPEFEILSAADIWAGLFGTDKPQPWSADMKTVTLTPASTGTDGFFFCLMQRKA from the coding sequence ATGCGATTGGGCGGCAGGCTCGCTGGAGCCATTGAGGTTCTTGAGGACATCGAAAAGCGGAAGCGCCCGGTCGCCGACGCACTCAAGGACTGGGGCCTTTCCCATCGCTTCGCCGGCTCCGGCGATCGATCGGCGATCGGCAACATCGTCTATGACGCGCTTCGCATGAAGCTCTCCCACGCCTACCTGATGGACAGCGACAGCGCCGCCGCTCTCGGCCACGCCGTGATGTACCGCCAGTGGGGCTTTTCCCCCGAAGCGCTGGCGGCCGAACTCGATGGCGACAAATTCGCACCCGAGATGCCGTCCGCCGACATGGCGCAGGCCTTCGCGACGCGCCGCCTCGATGATGCCGCGCCCCACATCCAGGGCGACATTCCCGAATGGGTGCAGGCATCCTTCGAGGAAAACTTCTCCGAGGATTGGCTCGACGAAGCCAAGGCGCTCGCCGGGCGTCCGACGCTCGATCTGCGCGCCAACACGCTCAAGTCGACCCGGGACAAGGTGCTGAAGGCGCTGGAGCGCAGCGGCGCTGAAGCCGCAACGATCGCCCGCAACGGTATTCGTATTCCCGCCGGCGAAGGCGCCTCGCGCCTGCCGAACGTCACCGCCGAGCTTTCCTTCCAGAAAGGCTGGTTCGAAGTCCAGGACGAGGGATCGCAGATCGTCGCCGATCTCGCCTTCCCGCAGGAAGGCGAACAGGTGCTCGACTATTGCGCCGGCGGCGGCGGCAAGACGCTCGCCATGTCGGCTGCGATGAACAACAAGGGCCAGGTGCACGCCTACGACACCGACCGCAAGCGCCTGGCGCCGATCATCGAACGGCTGAAGCGCGCTGGAACGCGCAATGTCCAGGTACACGATTCCGCCGACAGCCTGGCGCCGCTTGCCGGCCGTTTCGATCGGGTTCTCGTCGATGCGCCTTGCACCGGCACCGGAACGTGGCGTCGCCGCCCCGACACCAAGTGGCGGCTCAACCAGAAGAACCTCGAAGAGCGGATCTCCCAGCAGGAAGAAGCGCTGGCAAGTGCTGCGCAGTTCGTGCGGCCGGGCGGACACCTGATCTACGTCACCTGCTCGGTGCTTCCCGAGGAGAACGAGGCGCAAGTCTACGGCTTCTGCGAAGACAATCCGGAATTCGAGATCCTGTCGGCCGCCGACATCTGGGCCGGGCTATTCGGTACCGACAAGCCGCAGCCATGGTCCGCCGACATGAAGACGGTGACGCTGACGCCGGCTTCCACCGGCACCGACGGCTTCTTCTTCTGCCTGATGCAGCGCAAGGCCTGA
- a CDS encoding septal ring lytic transglycosylase RlpA family protein: protein MTPAKIKTVAAAALFTAGIGLGSVSDSQAAGAGCGGASWYALTSKTASGERMNAARLTAAHRSLKFGTKVQVTNKRNGKSVIVRINDRGPFIRGRVIDLSKAAASQIGMISSGHASICYRVVNS from the coding sequence TTGACGCCAGCGAAAATCAAGACTGTTGCTGCGGCAGCGCTGTTCACCGCCGGGATCGGCCTCGGTTCCGTTTCCGACAGCCAGGCAGCAGGCGCCGGCTGCGGCGGTGCTTCCTGGTATGCGCTGACCTCCAAGACGGCTTCCGGCGAACGTATGAACGCCGCCCGCCTCACCGCCGCCCATCGCAGTCTGAAATTCGGCACCAAGGTGCAGGTCACCAACAAGCGCAACGGCAAGAGTGTAATCGTTCGCATCAACGATCGTGGCCCGTTCATCCGTGGCCGTGTGATCGATCTTTCCAAAGCAGCCGCCTCGCAGATCGGCATGATCAGCTCCGGCCACGCCAGCATCTGTTATCGCGTCGTCAATTCCTGA
- a CDS encoding SDR family oxidoreductase, with product MHVLILGAGYSGMAIARALADKADSVTGTTRSAEKAAKLAKAGIRPIVFDGDTVSDELADALRQATHLIQSIAPGRDGDPMFRPGSTDLATLAPALRWIGYLSTVGVYGDHGGQWVTEDMLSKPVSARSVERVEAEDAWLAFGAKHAVPVAVLRLSGIYGPGRNAFCNLANGTARRLIKPGQVFNRIRVEDIGAATSYLSERLQGGIFNITDNEPAPPQDIVAEAARLMGVEPPPEMPFETAELSPMARSFYGENKRVSNARLRETGFELAYPDYRVSLAQMWQTDSWRGQ from the coding sequence ATGCATGTCCTGATTCTTGGCGCCGGTTATTCCGGCATGGCGATCGCGCGCGCACTGGCCGACAAGGCCGATAGCGTCACTGGTACGACCCGCAGTGCGGAAAAGGCTGCCAAACTCGCAAAAGCGGGCATCCGCCCGATCGTCTTCGACGGCGATACGGTTTCCGACGAACTGGCAGACGCCTTGCGGCAGGCGACCCATCTGATCCAGTCGATCGCTCCCGGCCGCGACGGCGACCCGATGTTCCGACCCGGCAGCACCGACCTCGCCACGCTTGCCCCTGCCCTTCGCTGGATCGGCTATCTCTCCACCGTCGGCGTCTATGGCGACCATGGCGGTCAGTGGGTGACGGAAGACATGTTGTCCAAACCGGTCTCGGCGCGCTCGGTGGAGCGAGTCGAGGCGGAAGACGCCTGGCTTGCCTTCGGCGCCAAACACGCTGTTCCCGTCGCTGTGCTACGGCTTTCCGGCATTTACGGCCCCGGACGCAACGCCTTCTGCAATCTCGCCAACGGCACGGCCCGCCGGCTGATCAAGCCCGGCCAGGTGTTCAATCGCATTCGTGTGGAAGATATCGGCGCTGCCACATCCTACCTCTCCGAAAGACTTCAGGGTGGGATCTTCAACATCACCGACAACGAGCCGGCACCACCGCAGGATATCGTTGCCGAGGCCGCGCGGCTGATGGGCGTCGAGCCGCCGCCCGAGATGCCGTTCGAAACCGCCGAGCTTTCGCCGATGGCCCGATCCTTCTATGGCGAAAACAAGCGCGTTTCGAATGCACGCCTGCGGGAAACCGGCTTCGAACTCGCCTATCCCGATTATCGCGTCTCGCTTGCGCAAATGTGGCAGACGGACAGCTGGCGCGGCCAATGA
- the queG gene encoding tRNA epoxyqueuosine(34) reductase QueG: MPGSAAKAENQERRRQKLTEFLKAEAADKGFDVCRITRPDAIPEAPARLVEFLDEGFHGTMEWLAETAERRSDPRTLWSNVRSVVMFGMNYGPEEDPRGILDQPDRGAISVYAQNRDYHDIIKGRLKEVATRFAARAGEDVKVFVDTAPVMEKPLAEKAGIGWQGKHTNLVSREFGSWLFLGSLFTTAELAFDAAERDHCGSCRACVNACPTAAFPAPYRIDARRCISYLTIEHKGPIDPTLRPLIGNRIYGCDDCLAACPWNKFAQQASEMKLKARDDLKAPSLAFLLTLDDPTFRTFFSGSPVKRIGRDRFVRNVLIAAGNSGDDSLVAACKTLTSDTSPMVRAMAVWALSLLISPDALAAHERQCGAESDEEVLSEWQMAGVSRCMS, from the coding sequence GTGCCCGGCAGTGCTGCCAAGGCTGAAAACCAGGAGCGACGGCGGCAGAAGCTGACGGAATTCCTGAAGGCCGAGGCGGCCGACAAGGGCTTCGACGTCTGTCGCATCACCCGGCCCGATGCCATACCGGAGGCGCCGGCGCGGCTCGTGGAATTCCTCGACGAGGGCTTCCACGGCACGATGGAATGGCTGGCCGAAACGGCGGAGCGCCGCTCCGATCCGCGAACCCTCTGGAGCAACGTGCGCTCGGTCGTCATGTTCGGAATGAACTACGGCCCGGAGGAAGACCCGCGCGGCATCCTCGACCAGCCGGATCGCGGTGCGATCTCCGTCTATGCCCAGAACCGCGACTATCACGATATCATCAAGGGCCGCCTGAAAGAGGTCGCGACCCGCTTTGCGGCACGTGCCGGCGAAGACGTGAAGGTGTTCGTCGACACGGCACCGGTGATGGAAAAGCCGCTCGCCGAAAAGGCAGGCATCGGCTGGCAAGGCAAACACACCAATCTCGTCAGCCGCGAGTTCGGCTCCTGGCTGTTTCTCGGCAGCCTGTTCACCACGGCGGAACTTGCCTTCGACGCCGCCGAGCGCGACCATTGCGGCTCCTGTCGTGCCTGTGTCAACGCCTGTCCCACCGCTGCCTTCCCCGCCCCCTACCGCATCGACGCGCGGCGCTGCATTTCCTACCTGACAATCGAGCACAAGGGGCCGATCGACCCGACGCTGCGTCCGCTGATCGGCAATCGCATCTATGGCTGCGACGACTGTCTTGCCGCCTGCCCCTGGAACAAGTTCGCGCAGCAGGCGTCGGAGATGAAACTGAAGGCGCGCGATGACCTGAAGGCGCCGTCGCTCGCCTTTCTCCTGACCCTCGACGACCCGACATTTAGGACCTTCTTCTCGGGCTCGCCGGTCAAACGCATCGGGCGTGACCGCTTCGTCAGAAATGTCTTGATCGCAGCGGGCAATTCCGGCGATGACAGCCTGGTCGCAGCCTGCAAGACGTTGACCAGCGATACCTCCCCGATGGTGAGGGCGATGGCGGTGTGGGCTTTGTCACTATTGATCTCGCCCGATGCGCTTGCGGCCCATGAGAGGCAATGCGGTGCGGAGAGCGACGAAGAAGTGTTGTCCGAATGGCAAATGGCGGGAGTAAGCCGATGCATGTCCTGA